Genomic DNA from Nitratidesulfovibrio vulgaris str. Hildenborough:
TCGAAGACGACCACATCAGCAGGGTCGCCGCCAGCCGGATGCTCGAACGGCTGGGACATTACCCCGTCGTGGCATCATCGGCGGTGGAAGGCATCGCCATGCTGCGACAGCAGACGTTCGACTGCGTCCTCATGGACATCCAGATGCCGGAGATGGACGGCCTCGAACTGACTGAAGCCCTGCGTTCGGGGCTCGTGCCGGGAGTGGAGGACATCCCCGTGCTGGCGCTCACCGCCCACGTTCTCACCGAGGAACGGCGCGACTTCATGAGTCGGGGGATTTCGGGCTATCTGGCGAAGCCGCTGGAGATGGACATCCTCGCCAAGGCGCTGACGCAGATACCCCCCGGCGGCAAGGGACACGCCGCCATCATAGCAAGGGCCGACACATCGCCCATCTGACGTCTCCGGACACGCGACCCTGAGCGCACAACCACCTCGCATGTCGAGACGGACGCGCTGACGTATGGTCACACGCGCGTGGCGCATGGCCTTCCTTTCGCCCGCATGTTCCGGGGCTGGTGCCCGTCTCAGGTGTGCCGCAGCAGGCGTCCGCCCTGCGCGCTCTTCTGCAGGGTTGCGACCGGCATACACCACGGCCCGAAGTCGGCGCGGTGTTCAGACCCCGGCAGATTGCAGGCTACGACGCACCGCCCCCGCCTGCTCACGATAGATGTCGAGGTGGGCAGCCGCCAGCCGTTCCGGTGTACGCCGCAGGACCTCGGCACGACCTCCCGCCACAAGCCCCGCAGCCATCGCGCCGTCTCCGGCGACATCACGCGCAAGACGCGCCATGACCGCAGCCAGTGCATCGGCGTCCCCCACGGGAACCAGCAAGCCGGTCTCGTCATGCCGCACCATGCCCGTATGCACATCAAGAGACGAGGCGACGGCAGGAAGCCCCACACACCATGCGGCACGTATGGCATCGGCCCCATGCTCACCGTCCAGCGACGGGGCCAGCAGCACGTCGGCATCAGGCAGGATGCGCCGTTCGTCCTGCGTTCCCAGCATGGCGAGATGCGTGTCCACCCCCGTCTGCCGTGCCGTAGCGAGCAGGGACGCAAAGTCGGGGCCATCGCCCACCAGCCTCACCTCCCACTCCGGCAAGCCCGGCATGGTCGCAAGCAGACGCATGGCCGCAAGCACGATGCCGTGGCCCGATGACGCCGCAAGCGGCGCATCGACCACGAAGACGCAACGACCATCGCCCCTCGGACGTCGAGGGGCGTAGTGCCCGGCGTCCACGGCAGGGGAGACGGCAAACAGACGCGAACGTGGCACACCGTGCCGTTCGAGGCGGTCGCAGACCATCTCGCCGTGGCACAGCACGGCGTCAGCATGACGGCAGACCCGTTCGACATGACGCGCCGCATCCCCGCCCACCACGCGCCATGTCTGCACCGTGCGGCAACGCCCCCCGGACAGCCGTTTCAGTTGACGAACCAGTGCGGCAGACGCGGTGTCGCAGCAGTGCAGCACAAAGGCCTCGCGACTCCGGACGGCACGCACGAGACGCATCAGCGTCAGGGGCTTGCCCGTCAGGCCGCCCACGGGCAACACGGGCACATCGACACTCCGGGCCTCGCGTTCGAGAAATCCCCCGGCGGTGCAGACGAGCGTCACATCTCCGGCCGTCCCTGCAGAGAGATCACGGGCCAGAAGGAACGTCTGCCGCACACTGGCGGGGCAGGATTCGTCGAAATGGAACAACAGGATGTGCATTGGGATGCCACCGCCTCAAGAACTTCATTGCGCCGACGATACGGTGCTGCCCGTCGCCAAGCGTTACACGGCGTACGCAGGCCCGACCGGCAGACCCGGCAGTCACGGCCGACAAGCATCACTGACCGGCCCATGTCACAGGCCGGCGAACATCGGCACGAACACCCCATGCCGCCCATATGCCACAGGGATTCCGCCAGCCTTTGCTCCATCTCCGACACCCTTCACAGGGCACACCACACATGAACGCCCCCAAGGCCGCCTCTTTCGGGACAGGCGAAGCAGCCCTGGAGTTGCCCCCCCCGGAATGATACGACCGGGAAGCGCAGCCCCATGATGGAGCCCCCCGGCTAACAGGTGTCGGCCCACGGGCCCGCGGGTACAGAGCCCCGTATTACGGCCCCGGACGATGGTTCCGGGTACGACCAGCCGGGGCACCCGGCGGCATCCCGGACGCATTCCCACCCCTTCAGCCGAGGAACGGTGTGCCGCTGGCCAGAAGGTCGGCCTGCAACAGCGCTCGCAACCGGGCCGAAACCGGGCCGGGTCTGCCGTCGCCCACCGGTCGCCCTTCGAACGCCACCACACCCACGCAATCGCTGCTGGTTCCAAGCACCAGCACCTCACGTGCAGCGTACAGGTCGTCTTCG
This window encodes:
- a CDS encoding glycosyltransferase family 4 protein; the encoded protein is MHILLFHFDESCPASVRQTFLLARDLSAGTAGDVTLVCTAGGFLEREARSVDVPVLPVGGLTGKPLTLMRLVRAVRSREAFVLHCCDTASAALVRQLKRLSGGRCRTVQTWRVVGGDAARHVERVCRHADAVLCHGEMVCDRLERHGVPRSRLFAVSPAVDAGHYAPRRPRGDGRCVFVVDAPLAASSGHGIVLAAMRLLATMPGLPEWEVRLVGDGPDFASLLATARQTGVDTHLAMLGTQDERRILPDADVLLAPSLDGEHGADAIRAAWCVGLPAVASSLDVHTGMVRHDETGLLVPVGDADALAAVMARLARDVAGDGAMAAGLVAGGRAEVLRRTPERLAAAHLDIYREQAGAVRRSLQSAGV